The genomic window TTATCTTGAATTGGGATATCGCTTCCGCCATCATTGAACCTCCTTTTCGTTTACACATGTAAACTTAACTTAAATGCAGTTTACATGTGTAACCTGGGTTTGTCAAATAATACCTTAAAGAGTATCGCTCTTTATTTTTTCCATTTTATGGTACATTATAATCAACAGAACACGTCTCTTAGCTACTCCTCAAAGGAGGGAACTATTATGCGTAAAGCTTGGTTAGTTACGTTCATCCGGTTACCATTACTATTAGTGACAATGGCACTTTTTAGCGTTATCTTGAATATATCATTTCCTTTTGCTCCTGATATCGCCGTTCTATATTTTATGATTGTAAATATTATATCTTTGTTCTTTATGATTCATCTGTTGAAGGCTGAAAATCGCACAATATGGGATGTCATCGATTACCAAAAACATCGACTTGGTAAGGATATATTATGGGGAATACTATGGATTTTTGTTCTTTTTATTCCATTTGCGATTGCGATTAATGGGGTCGCATTTTTAATGTACGGGACAGATTATATTAATCAGTTCCAAGTCATTTTTGCAGGCGACTTAGCAACGACCCCAAACCTTACACCTCTATGGCTTAGATGGTTTGGGGCGATTATCGCACTTTTTTTCCCTTTTCTTAATGCACCGATTGAAGAAATTATGTACCGAGGGTACGCTCAACCTAAGTTTACTAAAGGGTATGGTAGCGCATTGGCTGGTATTATTATCCCGTCAATTGGTTTCGGCTTACAACACTTTATGCTTGCGGCAAGTTGGCAAGGTGCATTAGTTTATATTGTAGCGTTTTTCTTTTGGGGTCTAGGTAGTAGCCTAATCTTCCATGTTCATCAGCGACTTTTCCCAATTATTATTGCCCACTTCTTTGTTAATTTCGCTTTCGCTGCTTTTCCGATTGTCTTTTTAACCTTAGGTATGTAATAACCTTTCTACACTAAAAAACCCACTCACATTTGTCGTGAGTGGGTTCATTTTTCTATTTTTCTATTCTTGCGCACCTTTTTGTCCGGTTAATACTTTAAACCAATGAACGATAAAGGTTGCAACGGCTGCCGCTCCAAAGATAATTCCCCAAGACATAAGCGTTAACGGCTCTGTCCCTAAAACATTATTCATGAATGGTGTGTAAACAGCAATTAGCTGTAATACAACACCTAGAGCCATTGCTCCTACAAGTAATTTATTCTTGAAAAATGATTTATCTAAACCGAATGATTTGAATTTTCGAACGTTAAAGATATGCATCAATTGTGCAATGGCCATGTATGAGAACGTCACAGTTTGAGCATACTCTAATGAGAAATCACTAAAGTTATAGAATGCGAAGAATATTCCAAAGGCACCTAAACCAATGAAAATCCCACTCGTAATAATTTGACTTAAGAATTTACGATTCACTAAACCATTTTCAGGATTACGAGGTGGATGACTCATAACATCATCTTCTGCTTCTTCATAAGCTAAAGCAATGGCTGGTCCGATATCAATCAACAAGTTGAGGAACAAGATATGTAATGGTTGAATCGGCATCGGTAGCAGGAAGACAATTGTGAATAAAATCGACACAATTTCAACCATGTTACACGCGAATAAGAACGATACATATTTCTTAATGTTTTCAAAAATAATCCGACCTTCGCGTACAGCGTCCACAATTGTAGAATAACGATCATCCGTCAGTATCATATCTGAAGCTTCTTTCGCTACCTCAGTACCACGAATACCCATAGCTACTCCAATGTCAGCCCCATTCAATGCTGGCGCATCATTGACACCGTCTCCAGTCATCGCAACCACTTCACCTTCATCTTGTAAGGCACGTACGATTTGGAGTTTATTTTCTGGAGAAACTCGTGCGAAGACAGCTGTATCTTGGATACGATCAATGAAATCATTCGAATCATGTGTCTTATCGATTTCTTTACCTGTCATCGTGTTTTCCCAATTGTTAATACCGATTTCTTTAGCAATCACAGAAGCCGTACGCGGATGGTCTCCGGTAATCATCTTGACTCTAATACCCGCTTCTTGAGTTTGACGAATCGATTCAGCGACATCTTGCCTTGGCGGATCCATAATCCCGAATAAGCCATCGATTGTTAAGATTTTGTGGTTGTTCTCAAACCATCCTTCGATATCTTCAGTAATTTCTTGCGCTTCACCCTCATCTTTTACAGTATAACTCGCAAGTCCAATAACACGATTACCTTCTTCAGTCAGTTGTTTATTCTTTTCAGTCCAAAACTCAACCTCATCATCATCGATATCAGTATATTCTGCGACAACATCCAAAGCACCCTTCATAATGAAACGATAGATATCATTCGGGAATTTATGGAATGTAGCCATATATTTCTTATCCGAATCAAAGGTAATTTCAGCAAGTTGTTCATAGTTATTCTCTTTTAAGAACTCTGGAGATAAGCCAATTTTGTGACCTAAAACGGTTAAAGCACCGTCAGTTGGATCCCCTTTAATTTTGTACTCGCCTTTATCCTCTTCTTTTATATCTTCATCATTATCGTCATCATCCTCTTCAGACACCTTTGTTAATACAGCATCACTTGATAAGAATCCATCTGTAATTAGCTTAATCAAGACTTGATCGTTATCGTTTAAGTCCTCAACATCATCAATATTTCCTGCTTCAATATCGACGACCTCGCCACTATATTTGATGGCTCCTTTAGGTTCATACCCGCTACCCGTTACTTCATAGACTTCATCGCGTTTAATAATTAACCGCTCAACCATCATTTGGTTTTCAGTCAATGTCCCTGTTTTATCACTGGCGATAATTGATGTTGATCCCAATGTTTCAACAGCTGACAAGGTCTTAACAAGAGCTTCATGCTCAGCCATCGTCGTCATACCGTTGGATAAGGTAATCGTTTGAACTGCAGGCATTGCCTCAGGGATAGCAGCAACAGCTAGAATGACAGCTACGTGTAGCATCTCGGCTGTATCTTGTCCGTTTAATATCCCAATTAATAGAACGAGGGCTGCGGCGACAAAAGCTACGATAATTAAAGCTTTACCTAATTGATCAATTTCTTTATCTAAAGGCGTTTCATTATCTTGTTCTTCACCCAACATCTCAGAAATCCGACCCACTTCAGTATCCATACCCGTTCCAGTAATAATTGCTCGGGCTTTACCACGTGTCACAGCTGTACCTGAAAAGACCATATTCAATTGATCGCCTACAGCCTCTTCCTCATCAAATGATGCGTCTGCGTCTTTATCGACCGCTTCAGATTCACCCGTCAAGGCCGCTTCCATCACTGCAAAGTTATTGTCACTAATTAAACGACCATCTGCAGCAATCGCATCCCCTTCACCTAGAATAAGGACATCTCCGGGAACTAATTCCGTTGAATCAATTTCAATCTCTTTGCCATCACGTAAGACTTTCGCCTTCGTATCAACCATTGATTGTAAGGCTTCAACAGACTTTTGAGCACCTAATTCGACGAAATACCCAGTTAACACTGATATTAAGACCGCCAGCAAAATAGCAACGGCTTCAACCCAGTCACCCATAATCACAGAAATCACTGCCGCAATTCCTAGTAGGTATACAATAATATTATTCAAATTTTCTAATAATATTTCCCACTTAGATTTTGTCTCAGTCTCATCTAACTTATTTTCACCATATTCTTCTCGACTTTTCTCGACTTGAGATTCACTCAATCCATCGTCTATCGATGTCTCAAACTCCTCTACAACGTCGTCTAACTCACGTTGATATATTTCACTCATAATAAACCCCTCACATTTATATTCATTTTAAATTGCATCATAACATCATTTACGTTCTAAATATAACATGTATAACTTTACAAATAAATAAATTTGCCTACCGCAACTCAACACCAAATCATTGACATTGTCATGTTAAAATTCATTTCTACTTATTTTATATTTTAAAATTACTACAGCAATAACCTCACATTTATATGCAATAATATCCATGAATCGACTAGCATCCGTAATATAGTATTTCACACTTA from Aerococcaceae bacterium DSM 111021 includes these protein-coding regions:
- a CDS encoding HAD-IC family P-type ATPase, whose translation is MSEIYQRELDDVVEEFETSIDDGLSESQVEKSREEYGENKLDETETKSKWEILLENLNNIIVYLLGIAAVISVIMGDWVEAVAILLAVLISVLTGYFVELGAQKSVEALQSMVDTKAKVLRDGKEIEIDSTELVPGDVLILGEGDAIAADGRLISDNNFAVMEAALTGESEAVDKDADASFDEEEAVGDQLNMVFSGTAVTRGKARAIITGTGMDTEVGRISEMLGEEQDNETPLDKEIDQLGKALIIVAFVAAALVLLIGILNGQDTAEMLHVAVILAVAAIPEAMPAVQTITLSNGMTTMAEHEALVKTLSAVETLGSTSIIASDKTGTLTENQMMVERLIIKRDEVYEVTGSGYEPKGAIKYSGEVVDIEAGNIDDVEDLNDNDQVLIKLITDGFLSSDAVLTKVSEEDDDDNDEDIKEEDKGEYKIKGDPTDGALTVLGHKIGLSPEFLKENNYEQLAEITFDSDKKYMATFHKFPNDIYRFIMKGALDVVAEYTDIDDDEVEFWTEKNKQLTEEGNRVIGLASYTVKDEGEAQEITEDIEGWFENNHKILTIDGLFGIMDPPRQDVAESIRQTQEAGIRVKMITGDHPRTASVIAKEIGINNWENTMTGKEIDKTHDSNDFIDRIQDTAVFARVSPENKLQIVRALQDEGEVVAMTGDGVNDAPALNGADIGVAMGIRGTEVAKEASDMILTDDRYSTIVDAVREGRIIFENIKKYVSFLFACNMVEIVSILFTIVFLLPMPIQPLHILFLNLLIDIGPAIALAYEEAEDDVMSHPPRNPENGLVNRKFLSQIITSGIFIGLGAFGIFFAFYNFSDFSLEYAQTVTFSYMAIAQLMHIFNVRKFKSFGLDKSFFKNKLLVGAMALGVVLQLIAVYTPFMNNVLGTEPLTLMSWGIIFGAAAVATFIVHWFKVLTGQKGAQE
- a CDS encoding CPBP family intramembrane metalloprotease codes for the protein MRKAWLVTFIRLPLLLVTMALFSVILNISFPFAPDIAVLYFMIVNIISLFFMIHLLKAENRTIWDVIDYQKHRLGKDILWGILWIFVLFIPFAIAINGVAFLMYGTDYINQFQVIFAGDLATTPNLTPLWLRWFGAIIALFFPFLNAPIEEIMYRGYAQPKFTKGYGSALAGIIIPSIGFGLQHFMLAASWQGALVYIVAFFFWGLGSSLIFHVHQRLFPIIIAHFFVNFAFAAFPIVFLTLGM